The sequence below is a genomic window from Clostridiales bacterium.
CCTTGACAACCAAAAACGGCGCGATATTTGCGACGAATTGCGCTCGGAAGCGCTTGACTTGATAAGCGGGATAGACCTAATCAATCAATACGCCATAATACTGCACAACTCGCAATGGGAAAAAGGCCTAACCAGCATTATAGCCGCCCAGCTTAGCCACGAATACCGCAGGCCTTGCTTTTTGCTGACCGATACGGGCGAATGCTATAAGGGCTCGGCACGCAGCATTGAAGGCATTAATCTTTATGAAGCGCTAAGCAGCGTGTCCGATATTATGATTGATTACGGCGGGCACGCCCAAGCCGCAGGGTTTACTATCAGGAAAGACAAATTAAACGAGTTCAAAACAAGAGTCCAAAATTACATAAAACAACAATATGAAAAAAAGCTGTTCTTGCCTTACAGCGTGTATGACCTGGAAATTGAGGAAAGCCAAATAACATTGGATCTGATTAAAGAATTGGAAATGCTGGAGCCCTACGGCTTTGGCAATCCGCGCCCCATATTCAAGCTAAAGACATCGTCCTTGTCCGCGGAGTTTATGAAAAACAGATGCGAACATCTTTTGGCGCAGACGCCGGACGAAAACACCATAGTATGTTTTGGCTACGGCAAGTTTATAGAGCTTATGAATGTCAGCGCGGACTTTGAATTGGGCGTGGAGCTTTCTATCAACAAATTCCGCGACAAAGAATACCCTAATATAACGCTAAAAGACATTAATTTTAGCCATATTAACGCCATAGACGACGAAGACAAAATACACGCCCAAGCATTGAAATTGTTAATGTATAATAGTAACCAAGCCCCAAAATATGATATAATCAAAGAAGACGATCTTTTGCAGATAATAGACTATGACAGGCTGTATGGCACGTTGCTTTTGAGCTATGACTTTGATTCATACAAAAGCGCGATAAAAAAAGGCGTCATATCGGAATATTTTGTTCATAACTATATCTATTCCACGACGCCTAACAACTACAACCGCATAACTTTGGGAAGCGATTTTGACATAGACTTTGGCGGCTTTGACAGGATAATCTTTTTGGAGCGTCCCTTAAAAGACGGCGTAATATCGCATATCAACCAAATGAGCAAGGCCCAAGTCTATGTCATAGACAGGCCCTACGACCCCGAGATTATAAGGGGGCTTTGCACGAAGCGGGCAAGCTTTGTCCGGGCCTATGCCATACTCCAAAGATGCGACCAGCTGCAAGACAATTTCTTTACAAGTTTTTACGGCTATGTAAAAGACGGAATAATAAGCTACAAACAGCTGATGTTTTGCTTGCTGGTGTTTATGGAGCTTGGCCTGTTAAAGGTTGATTGGCAAGACTTCTGTATCCATGCCGACAAAACCAAAAAAGTAAATTTAGACGATTCTACGATATTAAATTACATAAAAGAGCAGGTGGATAATTGATAGAAACACAAAAGGCAAGCGCCAAGGAAGAAATAATATCTAAAATAAGACATTATTATCCGGGCGATAGCAAGCTGCTGGAGCATGCCTTATCTTTTGCCGAAGAGGCGCACAAAGGACAAAAAAGGGAATCGGGCGAGCCCTTTTTCACCCACCCTATTGGCGTGGCCGATATTTTGATTGATTTGGGCATGGATGTCGCCACGATTTGCGCCGCCCTGCTTCACGACATCTTGGAAGACACCGCCGTTACCGAAGAACAACTGAAAAAAAACTTTGGCGAAGAAGTTTGCGAATTGGTTAAAGGCGTAACCAAACTGGACAAAATCGTCTTTAAGTCCAAAGAGGAAGAGCAAGCCGAAAATTTCCGCAAGATGTTTTTCGCCATGGCCAAAGATGTAAGGGTGATTTTGATTAAGCTGGCCGACAGGCTTCACAACCTAAGGACCATAACGCCCTTGCCTTTTGACCGCCAAAACGCCATCGCCAAAGAAACGCTGGAAATTTACGCGCCGCTTGCGAGCAGGCTGGGCCTTTCCTATATAAAGTGCGAGTTGGAAGACTTGTCTTTAAAGGTAACCCAAAGGGAAGTTTACGAAGAGTTAGTCAAGGAAGTGAGTTTAAGGCGCGCCGAGCGGCAAGAAATGGTCAACAAGATAATAAAACAGTTGGTGGAAATACTCAACGAACTCAATATAGCGGGCGAAGTTAGCGGCAGGCCCAAGCATTTTTATAGCATTTACCGCAAGATGAAAACCCAAAACAAGACCTTTGACCAGATTTATGACCTAACCGCGCTAAGGGTGATAGTCAACACTGTCAGCGATTGCTATGAGGTTTTGGGCAAAATCCATTCTTATTGGAAGCCCGTTCCGGGCAGGTTTAAGGATTATATAGCCGTTCCCAAGCCCAACAACTACCAGTCCTTGCACACTACGGTTATGACCAACTACGGCTCGCCGTTTGAGATCCAAATACGGACTTTTGAGATGCACAAGATAGCCGAATACGGCGTCGCGGCGCATTGGAAATACAAAGAAAACCGCGGCGACTCAAACGACCTGGACAAAAAAATAAGCTGGCTTCGGGAAGTTATGGACATGCAGAGCGAGCTGGGCAGCTCAAAAGAGTTTTTGGAGTCCGTCAAGGTGGACTTATACAGCGGGCAGGTGTTTGTATTTACGCCCAAGAGCGACGTAATAATCTTGCCCGAGGGCTCTACGCCCATTGAC
It includes:
- a CDS encoding bifunctional (p)ppGpp synthetase/guanosine-3',5'-bis(diphosphate) 3'-pyrophosphohydrolase, which translates into the protein METQKASAKEEIISKIRHYYPGDSKLLEHALSFAEEAHKGQKRESGEPFFTHPIGVADILIDLGMDVATICAALLHDILEDTAVTEEQLKKNFGEEVCELVKGVTKLDKIVFKSKEEEQAENFRKMFFAMAKDVRVILIKLADRLHNLRTITPLPFDRQNAIAKETLEIYAPLASRLGLSYIKCELEDLSLKVTQREVYEELVKEVSLRRAERQEMVNKIIKQLVEILNELNIAGEVSGRPKHFYSIYRKMKTQNKTFDQIYDLTALRVIVNTVSDCYEVLGKIHSYWKPVPGRFKDYIAVPKPNNYQSLHTTVMTNYGSPFEIQIRTFEMHKIAEYGVAAHWKYKENRGDSNDLDKKISWLREVMDMQSELGSSKEFLESVKVDLYSGQVFVFTPKSDVIILPEGSTPIDFAYNVHTDIGNRCVSAKVNGKIVPLTTHLQTGDIVEIITSANSKGPSRDWLKIVKTSAAKAKIRSFFKKQMKEENIKLGKDILENELKRRGFAATQLFKAPWLESVMQRLSLTSIDDMYAAIGYGGITSSQVIVKLIDFYKKEQITRSREFKVSPDTMDAKDAVVVRGQKDLLVRMAKCCTPVPGDKIIGFISRGRGIVVHRDSCPNIKAMEQERLIEVDWAQAESKFNANVQIIATDHEGLLAKVSNVFAEQKLSIGALNARISKAGKAIMNVTVRVQKISDLDVLFNKLKQLEEVNEVRRITN
- the recJ gene encoding single-stranded-DNA-specific exonuclease RecJ, with protein sequence MNTIFKKRESRPVSVSCDNFELSDIVLKIITARGYQTEAQIKKFLYPSEEDLYDPFLLRGMRQLTQRLYSAMKTSETVVIYGDYDVDGICAAAILSDYLAQNGVNVYPYIPDRNNDGYGLNEDTLSKIIEDCAPDLIISCDCGISAHREVEMALDLGVDIAVTDHHEAPQELPQCVIINPKLKGQDYPFDMLCGAGVALKVVQALGGLKAASKYYDLCALATVADLVPLTDENRSLVVLGLKKINSDQVNIGLKMLCQYLGLNSGITSSDLAYKISPRINAAGRMGDAYRAFELLTLKDKAKLMDIIKDISLDNQKRRDICDELRSEALDLISGIDLINQYAIILHNSQWEKGLTSIIAAQLSHEYRRPCFLLTDTGECYKGSARSIEGINLYEALSSVSDIMIDYGGHAQAAGFTIRKDKLNEFKTRVQNYIKQQYEKKLFLPYSVYDLEIEESQITLDLIKELEMLEPYGFGNPRPIFKLKTSSLSAEFMKNRCEHLLAQTPDENTIVCFGYGKFIELMNVSADFELGVELSINKFRDKEYPNITLKDINFSHINAIDDEDKIHAQALKLLMYNSNQAPKYDIIKEDDLLQIIDYDRLYGTLLLSYDFDSYKSAIKKGVISEYFVHNYIYSTTPNNYNRITLGSDFDIDFGGFDRIIFLERPLKDGVISHINQMSKAQVYVIDRPYDPEIIRGLCTKRASFVRAYAILQRCDQLQDNFFTSFYGYVKDGIISYKQLMFCLLVFMELGLLKVDWQDFCIHADKTKKVNLDDSTILNYIKEQVDN